The DNA window tgctaagcaactcagtgagaccctgtctctaaataaaatacacaatagggctggggatgtggctcagaggttgagggcctctgagttcaatccctagtggtccccaccaaaaaaaaaaagagagagagagagagagagagagcactttGTCTGAAACTCTATTTGGCAGTGCTTGAAACAAGTGAAGCAAACACCTTTCAAACACCATTAGGACCACTTTGTGGGCATGGACCTGTGCAGTAGCACAGCCCTCAATGAAGGGCCTACATTTGGCTTAGTTCTCTACCGTCaccatcttgaaacttgaaatcttaaacttgtatctctTCTCCAGATGTGCCTCTAGAACCTCACTTACCCCAGGCCAATGACCAGTCACACCTTAGAAATGATTTATGTGCCAAAGAACTGTGGGACCTTTACCTCTCTAGGGACAAGGTACCACAAACCAGGGAGCTTGCAACAATGGAAGTGTATTCTCCcaaagttctggaggccagaggtctgaaatcaaggtgtcaacAGGGTCATGCCCCATGAAGGCTTGAGGAAACAATCTGTTCTGGTCATCCTCTTAGTTTCTGGACTGGCTGGCAATCACTGTCATTCTATGGCTGGTAGACACATCACTCAAACTCATTCCATTGTCACATGATTGCCCACGTGTCTGCATCATCATGTTTACTCTTcttagatggataccagtcttacTGGATTAAGTCTCTTTCTACTCCAGTATAACTTCATCTTACTGAGACCTCAATTATATCCATAAAGACCTTATTTACAACCTAAGTTACAATCAAGGTCCTGTACTAGGACAGAACATATCTTTCAGTGACATAATTCAACCCACAACAATGTGGCCATCAACAACTGGAGCCAACCACCTGGGTCGAGAGCATCAGGGAGAGGCTAACTATAAGGCTGGATAGGAGGAACTCTTGACATGACACCCCCCATGACTTAGGATTCTACCTTCCAGCAAGGAGACCTGGGACCAGTCTTAATCATTTGCTGAAATGGCTCCTTAAAATTGGGCCATGAAGACAGCCTAAAGTAAATGGAGTGGAAAGTTTAGAAAGGCATAGTAACAAGGAAGGAATCCAGAAGCTTTTGGAAGGAAGGTGTCTTACTCAGCCCCGGCTGCCATAGACTGCAGAGCCTAGACAATAGGAATTTACTtcccacagttctggaagctAAAGGCTGAGATCACATTGCTACACAGTTGGGTCCTGCTGAGGCCTCTTCTTCTGTCTTGCAGACCTTCTCATCCTGTCCCCACCTGGCAGAGTTCTGATCTCTTCCTATAAGGCCACTAATCCCACAGTGGGGACCCCCTCCTTGTGATCTCATCTAAACCTAATCACCTCATCCAAAGGCCCCATCTCCAAAAACTACACTGGAAGTGTGGGCTTTAACACATGAAGACACAATTCAGTCCACAACAGAATGTTAGATGAATTTACTACGTGAGCCCAGAGAACAAACTACCTTTACTGTCCGAAGGTCCAGAGAACCCACCCTGCAGTCAGTATGCACTTAAGGCCAGCAGGGTTATTGTTGTCTGCAGCCTGGAGCtggtggtaggagttgctgccacAGAACTGAACTTTCTGGTGCCAAAAGAAACAATGGGATTCCAGATGGAAGAGGCAGAGTCAAACTCAAGAGCAGTCCTGGGTTGCAATTATTGGTAGTCCATGCTGACAGAACCCAATGCTGTTGCTGGTTCACTTTTATACATTTAGGCTCTTTGTCTAAAAATAAATCTTCTGACCTAGCATTATCAAGAATAAACAAGTcgcaaacattcatccacctatcTAGTAACCAATTCTTAAAAGGACACCTGACACACATGTATTTTTCCCAACTTAGGGACATGTCTCCCATGGGACACACTTAACATCCTGCATTAGTAACAGTCAAAATGAAATGGGTgcgtttttttttccttgcttaatgaaacagaaaataaaggtGTGTCTtacaattgatggattttagatTTGATGACATAGTAATGTATAAATATTATTCAAGGTGGGAAATGGTAAAGCAGTGCTAAACTTTGCATTTCAGGTCCACAGCATTATAACTGGGCATCGCGCCACATGTGGGTCCACTCATTCACCCCGCAGACACAAGGCTTTCCATGCACAGACCCAGGGCTAAATGCTGAGGCCCCGCCTTCCAGGCCCACTTCCACTCTGCCTTCCTTTGGAACCCTGTCCTGGACTATTGTCCATCTGGGACTTTTCTTCAGAACTTCAAGATAGAAGGACAGTTGAAAATAACTAATTCACCGCTGCTCACCAGAACCCGAAGTCAAAGAGTTACAACATCACAAATAAGAATGATGTCCAGCAGAGTCAGGAGGGGAGGGGCTGACAATCCCTCACACACGTCTTTACAGAGGTTTTAAAATTGTGGTAAACTTAGAACTCTCCAAAAACCCAACACCAGATGGAGACATGGAAGCCAGAGAGCAGTACAGGAGCTGCCACACTCGCCTGAGTGCAACCTCTCAGAGTTCAACCACCTCTGCTCCCATGCACCCCAAAGTGAGTCCTCAGGAACACACATGCTACATTCCAAGTACTGGGGATTAGGGGATAATCTGACAGCTGAGGCTCAGAATCCTAGGGATCTTGGAATCCAGTTTGGGCTGAGATCTCCCATAGTTGGGGTGAACCTTATCAAAATGACAGGGCTCCAAACTGGCCAGCTATACATAAGGTCCTACCTGAAAAGCCCATGTTGATGGCCTAAATTGTTGAGATGAAGACTAACCAGGGATTCTTCAGCTGCTGCCAGACCACATacactttcctccttccttccttccaactTTCAGTGCTTCTGCAACATTCACCATGCCCATGCCACATGCTGGCATTTATGCCCCTACCCCCAGTGCCACAGATGGGAGATATCCCTCCTAGTCCCAGCAAGAACAAGGCCTTGGTTTTTGTATTCATCCCCAGTGAGGCACAGGTTGAAGCTTTGCCTGCCAGCTCCAGCAACAGCTTAAAGGCAAACCTTATACCAGCCAAACAGTACCTCATGGGGGCCAAAATGGCCACATATGAGCTCTGAGCCAGAGAGCCCAGCCCTTCTGGGCCATCCTGGCCCATAAAGTTGCCTTTCCAGGTTGTAGGGAGCAGGAAGTTGGGAGCCACAGAAAACTCCCATGAATTTTACAAGAACTCACCAAGGCTCTTGGTTCTGCACCTGACAGACGCTTGGACCCAGCTTATAAAGGGAGGCTAGGTCAGGCCTGGACACCACCTGAGGAAACACATTAGAATCTGCCCAGTTAGTGTGCAGGGAAGCCTAGGGCTACGCCAGGAGAGGGCAAGCCCACACTCCCCTACAAAGCACTGAGCACTACCTTGGAAGTAGGTCTTCCAATTTCACTCCCTTCCTGGAGAGGTCCAAGTAAGCCACTCCCTCCCCACCCAAACAGTCCCTCCCTACAGAGGGCCCTGCCTCCAGTCCCCCACATAGCCTCCTTGCAGCAAGAAGTCTTCTGGGCACTTTGTCTACTCAGTCCCTGGAAGAACAGCCCCCCGGCAAGTCCTACCGGGCAGCACCATACACTCCACAGAACCAACATGCTCCCCTTAAGAGCGGTAGCTTGGATCCCAGGGGCACTCAGGATCTCTGTGTCCTCAGTAGTCACCTTAGGGAGCTCTCTGGGTGCTACCCGGCATTCTCCATCTTCACACTAGAAAGAAAACTATGCAGGGACCCTCGCAAATCTTCCTGATCACTGCCACTCAGCTGACTGCCCCCAGGGTGCACCCTGTGGTCCCACTCAGTTCCAATATCCTCGGATCTGGGTGGAACAGAAGGGTCACTTGGGGACCTTCCCCACGGTGCACCTCTAAGGAGGCCTGTGGGTGGCTCATGGTTTGGAGAGCCTCTCTCCCAAGCTGTACAAGCAGAGGATGAATGGCTGGCATGGCTGCTCTGGTGGCGCACGAGCCATGAGCGACAGCTGAAGCTCTTGCCACACTGGCCACAGGTAAAGCGCTTCTCCTGTGAGTGGCCACGCAGGTGCTGCAGAAAGGTGGGCTTGTGTGCAAAGCACATGCCACACTGGGTGCACTGGAAAGCGTGCTCCCCGGAGTGCACGCTCTGGTGCACAGTCAGGTTGGCCAGGCGTGTGAATCGCTTGTCACACTGTGTACATGGGAAGGGCTTCTCACCCGTGTGTGTGCGACGATGCTCCACCAGTGTGGACAGACGGCCAAAACATCGACCGCACTGTGTGCATGGGAATGGCCGCTCGCCGGTGTGCGTGCGACGGTGTTCCAGCAGCGTGGACAGGCGGCCAAAGCGCTTCTCGCACTCGGCGCACTCATATGGCTTCTCCCCAGTGTGCGTGCGGTAGTGTGTGGTGAGCGTCGACTGATGAACAAAGCTCTTGCCACACTGGGCACAGGTGTAGGCACGCTGGGCTGTGTGTGCACTGCTGTGGCTGGCGAAGGCAGCCTGCTGCGGCAGGCTCTTGGGACACGGCACACAGGTGAAGGGCTGGGGGTCGTGGTGTGAGCGCGCCTGCTGTGTACTGCACGTcatggggctgctgctgctgaagTTCTGGGCATGCTCAGCACAGGGCCAGCACTGCTCTGGCACAGCCTGGCTCTGGGGACCTGGAGGGCAGGAGGTCATCTCTTTTTCCCTTGTGGCATGAAGCAGATCTCCACAAGTGCCCCCCTGCACGTCCTCCTTGCCAGGTCCCCCTTcagctgcccaggctggcttcaggaCCTCGGACTCCCCATCCAGGCTGCTCTTCTCTTTGCTGGCTAGCCAGGTCTGTGCTAGGAAGGGACAGAGCAAGTGAGTCATCTCTGGAACCCTCGTCCTTTGCTCTCCTGTCCTCAGTAGCCCCGGGTTGCCTCCACTCTGGACCCAGCCAATCTTACACCAGCCAAACAGTACCTCATGGGGGCCAAAGTGGCTacttgtgagctctgagccagagAGCCCAGCCCTTCTGGGTTGATCTCCCACCTGCCTTCTGCAGATTTTCCACACTAAGCTATTCTATCAAATGTCACCTGAATGCCCTGTTCATCCCAGCTCTGTTCCTCAAGGGTCCTCTCCACCTACAAGGCCTCTTTCTCTCATCACACTTCAAGCCTTCAAGTCTGTGCTCTCCCAGGAGCCTCCCAAGACCAACGCAGTGATCTTGGGAAGCACCTTGTCCATGCCACACATGGCCACAGGACGTCCTGTCTGCCATAGCTCAACTGCAGCACATCTTTGCCTGCACATTATTAAGCAGATGTACTTTTTCTTAGGAAAATTTCCATCATTTTCACAAAATCCCAAAGGGCTCTCtggctctcttcctcttctttctttatACTGTTTATCTGTATTAACCGTCTCTCTCCTCCTATTTGACAAGGGGAATCTACATCTTATGCATTGATGAGCCCCTTTGGGCCTAGCACCACACTAGCTAGTTTGAAGTTAGAAAACATTTTCAGGAATAAAAGGAGAATGAGTTCATGCAACTCTACAAGACAACACCCCCAGCAAACAGATGAGGCCACAGAGATACAACACAATACGGGCTGACTGACACTGCCTCCCCTTCAGGACCTACTACAGGAGAAGGCTCTGCTGGAGGTGCTTGGAGGCTCCCCTCAGGACCCACGGTCCAAGGCCCAGGGATGCAGCCTGCAGCCCTGCCCTCTGAGCCTTACCTGAGCACGGGAGTGCAGGGTGTGCAGTGGTCGTCTCCTGCAGGTTCCTCCCACATTCTTCTTCCTCTTGCTTGATCCAGGGCAGACTGCCTGGGGGAGATCCCAGCTGTTCTGTTTCTAAGGGAGAGGAGATAAGGTCCTGAGGGCATCAGAGGTCATGGGGCTTCTCTCCTTTCACAGTCACAGTCTGGGACCAGCCATCAGCAGGCACTACCAGCAGAACCACAGGTCCCAGTAAGAGCAGAGCAGACACAGGATTTCTAGGAACGCTAACAAGTACTATAGTAGAGAGTCGGGAGAACTGGGGTTGCATGGCCTATGAGTGACTGGCTGAAGGCTATGACCAGGAGGCCAGCAGCCTTCCACCACCACCTGCCTTCCACCTGTAGTAACAGAGTGCTTGGTGTTTGGCTGGGCCCATGGAACAGCAGAATAAAGACCATGTTTCTGGGCCTTCCCTGCCAGCAGACAACAAATGGGACGAGAGGGACTCTGCTCCTCTAGTTACATGAACTCTGACAACTTCATCTAGAACAGGAGGAACCAAGGCTGTAACATTTTTAAATGTGCTACTTTTAAACAGAGAGAGAGTCCCCTTCCCCTCTTGCTGCTGCTTCACCCATTTTCTCCCATTGTCCCAGACATGAAACACCTAGAAACACTTAAATTGGGAAACAAATACACCACTTACAGTAACATCAAAATACTTATTATTTTTGCAGAACTGAAAACTTGTGAATTTAATGGGTTAATGGCTGAGACATGGCAGTGAGCCCTGGGGACAAGACCCACCCTAGGAAAGGTGGAGCAACAAGCTAGAAGGAACTTGGGCCTGTGACTCTGACCTGTCAGGAGCTAGAAACCAATCACTATCTTATTTAAGCTAGGATCTTATTGTTtaggttcagttttttttttcaatctctgTTTTAGAAGCCTTCAAAACACAATGTCCTTCAGGGGCCAAGAGAGCTCACCAATCTCTAAGGCCTGCcttaaaaatagaataattacttggggaaaagggtactcttgtacattgctggtgggactgcaaattggtgcggccaatttggaaagcagtatggagatttcttggaaagctcggaatggaaccaccatttgatccagctattcccctactcggtctattccctaaagacctaaaaagagcacactatagggacactgctacatccatgttcatagcagcacaattcacaatagcaagactgtggaaccaacctagatgcccttcaatagacgaatggataaaaaaaaatgtggcatttatacacaatggagtattactctgcattaaaaaatgacaaaatcatagaatttggagggaaatggatggcattagagcagattatgctaagtgaagctagccaatcccttaaaaacaaatgccaaatgtcttctttgatataaggagagtaactaagaacagagtagggacgaagagcatgagaagaagattaacattaaacagggatgagaggtgggagggaaagggagagagaagggaaattgcatggaaatggaaggagaccctcaggggtatacaaaattacatacaagaggaagtgaggggaaagggggaaaaatataagggggagaaatgaattacagtagagggggtagagagagaagaggggaggggaggggggaggggcatagtagaggataggaaaggcagcagaatacaacagacaccagaatggcaatatgtaaatcaatggatgtgtaaccgatgtgattctgcaatctgtatatggggtaaaaatgggagttcatatcccacttgaatcaaagtgtgaaatatgatatatcaagaactatgtaatgttttgaaaaaacaacaataaaaattaattaaaaaaaatagaataattacTGCTCCTTCTTCCTACTCTGAGTTTGATATGGGTTAAgcataattttttattaaataaatgaatgagtggGTAACATTACAAGCCACCAACATCCACATCACTCAGTTATGTGCCAGGTTTTATATTCAGGGGCACACATGGTCCCTTTCTGTTGTGCTGAGGCACCTCTGATCCAATCACCTGAGAAGATGCCAGCCCAGCCACACATGCCTAACTGCCACAGGCCAGGCTGGCCCCACAATTAACAAGGGCCCTTGAAACCATGTTCCTAGCAGGTTCCCAGCAGCCCAGTCTTCAGAGAAGGAAGCGGATCAAATGTATCAACACAAAAAGATCCTTAACATAAACCATTGAATGAAAACAGCATAGTATATCTGTTTTAAAACCCTATATTTTTCTAcattacatgtatatatgtaagagcataaaaaaaaaaaagcctaaaagGTCTTATACCAAAATGATCACGGTGGCTATCAGGATCAGGCAGGTGGCCTTTCCACTTTGCACGCAATCTCTGCACTGCTTAGTGAGAATGTACTCCTGTAAGAATGCATATGCACTATTCCTGTAAGAATTCATCTACATCATCAAAACATAGACACTCTCAAAGGCTAGAGGCTGGCCAGTTTCTGACAAGGGGATCTCTGCAGCCTGCTTCTCAAATTCTGACTGCACCCATATCACCTGAGGAACAGGTTGAAACTGCGGTGACCAGATCTAGAGGACTCTGTTCACATCTTTCCCAGAATTCTGATAGAAGGAGCCCGTGTGTGTAAAATTCTAGAAAAGACCCACATAACCTAGGCCCACAGCTCCTAGGAACAAGCCCCTGGAGCAAGCAAAGCTCTTTCCAGATGAAAGTAGAAAAGCTTAGAGAGTGGAATGCAAGAAAGTGCTAATGCTAAGACAGCAGTGACCCAGGACACTGAGGACTCCTCCTTTCATTTCCTGATACTTACTCTAACTTCATTCCAGAGCAAGCCCCAGCTCCATAGGGGAGCTATAGGCACCTCCAGGGGCACCTCTAGAGACATGTAGGCCAGGCCCAGCCTGCTCTGCATCTGCCTGGGAGAAGCACAGCCTCTGAATGAGCCCTGGTCCTGCCCACATCTGTAGAGGGTACCAAATCCCCTCCAGGTGGAGGGAGTGCCACCTGGATCTTGCAGTAGAGCCACTGCCCACTCAGCATTCACACTCACAGCTCCCCAGCATGCCTGCCACATGGCCTGGCCCCTGACTTGGCTCACTCTCTCTGCAATGCCTCACTCCCTGCAGGGGTCCAAAAACACTTTTTAGCCTCAGGCCTACATGCCAGCCACTCAGTACCCATGTTAccactttccttccttcttccttgttCTGGGGTGACTCTGTGACTTAATTTACCTACTCAGAGAGTCTGCTTCAAAACAAAGCCTTTTTCCCAAAATAAAGCACAAGATTCCAAAAGCAAGGAGTGGTTTCTAGGCGTGATCCTTTGTGTTTTGAGTGAACAGGGTTCCCATCCCAATGACCTGAGCAGTTTCCCTTTCCCCTGTTCTGTTTCTGAATGTCATTTGAAGAAAGGATTCCTcaccttaaaaaaaacaaaacaaaacaaaaagaaacaagcaAGCAAGCTTTGAATTCTGCATTTGATCCACTActatctgaaaaataaagaaaactgagCTCCTTATCTGGCTCACTGTTCATTTGGTAATTactcattatttattatttaagtaTATGCCAGGCACTATGTTAAGTGCCATAAGGGGACATTATAGTAACATTCAGTCCTTTCCTGAGGACAGTGCTGCCTGGAGGAAGCTCAAGATGAAGTCTGCTCCTCAGCAGGGAGAGCAGGTGCCAAGGGCCATGGGGACAGATATGGCATCCAAGGTTTCAGAGAAGATCCTGCAGGCACTATAACAGTCTCCTGATTCTTGGGTTCCTAGGTATATGCTCTGCTCTCAGCCTGTCCCCACAGCTCTCAGAGTGGTTTCAGGCCATGGTGATGGCTCCAAGGGGACATTCAGGAGACATTTAATGCCTCCACATTTTCCAGGCATTACCAGGATCTGCCCGACGGTGGGCTGTGGCGTGCAGCAGCTCATTTCCCTGCTCTGCTTCTGTATTCAGGTGGGGATTACTGACACTTGTTCCAGGTAAAACCAGGTAGACACAGGCCCACACCCCGGGAACTCACCAGTGCCTGGGCTCTTGCTGCCCTCTGCACTGGGCAGGCTGTGGCTGCCCACCTCATCTCCCCTCTCCACTGGGGTCACATGCTCTGGTTTGGTGTCTGTGGGGAGAAGAAGGTAGTGACAGGACTCTCCTCTGTGGACTGAGAGCAAGACCACTTGCTCCCTCTTCAAGAAGTATATGGTGTGGGGTGTTGGGACACTGGATGGAGTGGGATGAGGCCTCCCAGCCAGAAGTGTGAGTAATAAGAACAGGAAGAAAGGCTATTATGTCCCTCTCTCAGTCAGGAGAAGCCCAAGGTCACCTGACCAGATACCTCATGTGACACTGTGGGAAACTCAGGTCCAGGATGGGGAACCAGTTAAACATGGTAGTCAGCTGCTGCCTTTCTTCCACATGCTCACTCCTGCCCCCTTAGCCAGGCACCATCTTTCACCTAGCATTCCTGCAGTACACTGGCACCCTCTTCTAAAAAAGGAAGCTTTGTGCTAGGAAAGGGAAGCAAAGCATTCTTTCCTGGGTTTCAACCTCCCAAGAGGCAAGAGGGGACAAATAGCTAACTCTTCACTTGCCCAAAGCAATGAGAGAATTCAGGTGTATAAGCAGGGTGGCAGGGGAGTAGGGGAGCCACAACCATCTAGGCCTAACCAAGTCTCACCCAGGCTCCTATGCACACCGGCCTGGAGGACTCAAGGATTAGGACTAGCCCTCATTTTCTGGACCCAGAACACCTTTTAAAGCATGCTGACAATTAATTCTGCATTCAGCAGGAGCTTTCTAAGAACTCCAGAGTTCAGAGCATAGTTCAGGGAGTCCTAGGGGAATAAACATAAGTAGGGAGGTCATAGTTCACTCCCCAGAAGTGAACTATGCCTGTAAGAGCAGCCTCTGAGTCACATGAAGGGCTGGACAGTGAGGAGCAGATGCCAGTCCCTATTTTTCCTCCCTGAGGTCTTGGAAAAGCCATTCAACCTTGCTGTGTTTCACTGCATAAGACCCAAAAAACGGGAAGGAAGGACACTACCTACCTGCCAAGGCAGAGGATGATCCCACCCTGG is part of the Callospermophilus lateralis isolate mCalLat2 chromosome 1, mCalLat2.hap1, whole genome shotgun sequence genome and encodes:
- the LOC143379562 gene encoding zinc finger protein 398-like isoform X1 yields the protein MAQAAPDWHLGSNLQREAQIQSAEISLLAILAAVQAVEKKIESQAVQLQGLEVRTGIAEKKLADYEKTTVEFSNQLEGKWAILGTLLQEYGLLQQRLENLENLLRNGSSWILQLPPGSKGEAPKVSMTTEEVAMCFSEQQKGSLQERKKTLCKQVAKESCKTLDSPDTKPEHVTPVERGDEVGSHSLPSAEGSKSPGTETEQLGSPPGSLPWIKQEEEECGRNLQETTTAHPALPCSAQTWLASKEKSSLDGESEVLKPAWAAEGGPGKEDVQGGTCGDLLHATREKEMTSCPPGPQSQAVPEQCWPCAEHAQNFSSSSPMTCSTQQARSHHDPQPFTCVPCPKSLPQQAAFASHSSAHTAQRAYTCAQCGKSFVHQSTLTTHYRTHTGEKPYECAECEKRFGRLSTLLEHRRTHTGERPFPCTQCGRCFGRLSTLVEHRRTHTGEKPFPCTQCDKRFTRLANLTVHQSVHSGEHAFQCTQCGMCFAHKPTFLQHLRGHSQEKRFTCGQCGKSFSCRSWLVRHQSSHASHSSSACTAWERGSPNHEPPTGLLRGAPWGRSPSDPSVPPRSEDIGTEWDHRVHPGGSQLSGSDQEDLRGSLHSFLSSVKMENAG
- the LOC143379562 gene encoding zinc finger protein 398-like isoform X2; this translates as MAQAAPDWHLGSNLQREAQIQSAEISLLAILAAVQAVEKKIESQAVQLQGLEVRTGIAEKKLADYEKTTVEFSNQLEGKWAILGTLLQEYGLLQQRLENLENLLRNGSSWILQLPPGSKGEAPKVSMTTEEVAMCFSEQQKGSLQERKKTLCKQVAKESCKTLDSPETEQLGSPPGSLPWIKQEEEECGRNLQETTTAHPALPCSAQTWLASKEKSSLDGESEVLKPAWAAEGGPGKEDVQGGTCGDLLHATREKEMTSCPPGPQSQAVPEQCWPCAEHAQNFSSSSPMTCSTQQARSHHDPQPFTCVPCPKSLPQQAAFASHSSAHTAQRAYTCAQCGKSFVHQSTLTTHYRTHTGEKPYECAECEKRFGRLSTLLEHRRTHTGERPFPCTQCGRCFGRLSTLVEHRRTHTGEKPFPCTQCDKRFTRLANLTVHQSVHSGEHAFQCTQCGMCFAHKPTFLQHLRGHSQEKRFTCGQCGKSFSCRSWLVRHQSSHASHSSSACTAWERGSPNHEPPTGLLRGAPWGRSPSDPSVPPRSEDIGTEWDHRVHPGGSQLSGSDQEDLRGSLHSFLSSVKMENAG